A genomic window from Macaca mulatta isolate MMU2019108-1 chromosome 19, T2T-MMU8v2.0, whole genome shotgun sequence includes:
- the TPRX2 gene encoding tetrapeptide repeat homeobox protein 2 — protein sequence MQDPGHRQGPSLAPDPPRRQRQERTVYTQSQQEVLESYFQNDQYPNYDKRLNLAKALGLKEHQLQVWFKNRRAKLARERRLQQQPQRVPGRRGRGARAAPLVPAAFASVPGGPEFPQSRGSWISPQPGPWGVLPAAEPTIYSLHRTWGGPGCGAQGGLPAAQGPGPGPVPAPIPGPAQIPGPIPGPAQIPGPMSGPLSGSMLDPRSSQGSFPAPISGPGPIPDPVLGGALMPGPESLPAPAPGATRPQSPNASNLLPETQLFPDFMELLPPMDLFEESSLFTSTSQYEEKDGSVDENHSVLGSLLDL from the exons ATGCAAGACCCTGGTCATCGCCAAG GCCCTTCCCTGGCCCCGGACCCTCCAAGGAGACAGCGGCAGGAGCGCACGGTCTACACTCAAAGCCAGCAGGAAGTGCTAGAAAGTTACTTTCAGAACGACCAGTACCCGAACTATGACAAGCGACTGAATCTGGCGAAGGCACTTGGCCTCAAGGAGCACCAACTGCAG GTGTGGTTCAAGAATCGCCGCGCCAAACTAGCTCGGGAGCGACGGCTCCAGCAGCAGCCGCAGCGCGTCCCTGGGCGGAGAGGCCGAGGAGCCCGTGCTGCACCCCTAGTCCCTGCAGCCTTCGCTTCCGTCCCTGGGGGTCCTGAGTTCCCGCAGAGCCGGGGTTCCTGGATCTCCCCTCAGCCAGGCCCCTGGGGAGTCCTCCCAGCAGCAGAACCCACGATCTACAGCCTCCACCGGACCTGGGGTGGCCCTGGGTGTGGAGCCCAGGGGGGCCTCCCGGCTGCCCAGGGTCCAGGCCCTGGCCCGGTCCCAGCTCCTATCCCAGGCCCAGCCCAGATCCCAGGCCCTATCCCAGGCCCAGCCCAGATCCCAGGCCCAATGTCAGGTCCACTCTCAGGCTCAATGTTAGATCCACGCTCGAGCCAAGGTTCATTCCCCGCCCCCATCTCAGGCCCAGGCCCAATCCCAGACCCAGTCCTAGGCGGAGCCTTGATGCCAGGTCCAGAAtcactcccagccccagccccaggcgcCACGAGGCCTCAGAGCCCCAATGCCTCCAACTTGTTGCCAGAAACCCAGTTATTCCCTGACTTCATGGAGCTGCTCCCGCCCATGGACCTGTTCGAGGAATCCTCACTCTTTACCTCGACATCTCAGTATGAAGAGAAGGATGGCTCCGTGGACGAAAATCACTCAGTCCTTGGGTCATTACTGGATTTATAG
- the SULT2A1 gene encoding sulfotransferase 2A1 has product MSDDFLWFEGIAFPNMGFRSETLRKVRDEFVIKDEDVIILTYPKSGTNWLIEILCLIHSNGDPKWIQSVPIWERSPWVETEMGYKLLSEEEGPRLFSSHLPIQLFPKSFFSSKAKVIYLMRNPRDVFVSGYFFWNSMKFVKKPKSWEQYFEWFCQGNVIYGSWFDHIHGWMPMREKKNFLLLSYEELKQDTRRTVEKICQFLGKTLEPEELNLILKNSSFQSMKENKMSNFSLLSVDFVEDKAQLLRKGISGDWKNHLTVAQAEAFDKLFQEKMTDLPRELFPWE; this is encoded by the exons ATGTCGGACGATTTCTTATGGTTTGAAGGCATAGCTTTCCCTAATATGGGTTTCAGATCCGAAACCTTAAGAAAAGTACGTGATGAGTTCGTGATAAAGGATGAAGATGTAATAATATTGACTTACCCCAAATCAG gAACAAACTGGTTGATTGAGATTCTCTGCCTGATTCACTCCAACGGGGATCCCAAGTGGATCCAATCTGTGCCCATCTGGGAGAGATCACCCTGGGTAGAGACTGAGATGGGGTATAAATTACTCAGTGAAGAGGAGGGCCCACGTCtcttctcctcccacctccccatccaGTTATTCCCCAAGTCATTCTTCAGTTCCAAGGCCAAG GTGATTTATCTCATGAGAAATCCCAGAGATGTTTTCGTGTCTGGTTATTTTTTCTGGAATAGCATGAAGTTCGTTAAGAAACCAAAGTCATGGGAACAATATTTTGAATGGTTCTGTCAAGGAAATG TGATCTATGGGTCATGGTTTGACCACATTCACGGCTGGATGCctatgagagagaagaaaaactttcTGTTATTGAGTTACGAGGAGCTGAAACAG gacaCAAGAAGAACTGTAGAGAAGATCTGTCAGTTCCTGGGAAAGACGTTAGAACCCGAAGAACTGAACTTAATTCTCAAGAACAGCTCCTTTCAGAGCATGAAAGAAAACAAGATGTCCAATTTTTCCCTCCTGAGTGTTGATTTTGTAGAGGACAAAGCACAACTTCTgagaaaag GCATATCTGGGGACTGGAAAAATCACCTCacagtggcccaggctgaagcgtTTGATAAACTGTTCCAAGAGAAGATGACAGATCTTCCTCGAGAGCTGTTCCCCTGGGAATAG